The following DNA comes from Puntigrus tetrazona isolate hp1 unplaced genomic scaffold, ASM1883169v1 S000000789, whole genome shotgun sequence.
tttttttttttttttttttttttgtgttccaaatCATATTTGACATATCGGTGGcctttcttttatattaaaatgtaactactTACCTAATAAATTATCAGTTGCACTGtccaatttagtttttttaaaatgaggatTGTTTTGGTAATATGTTttggtaataaaaatgtatatgtttatatatatattgccaaCTCAAAACTAATCCTGGTCAGTACAATTATTATCATCTGATCGTAACTATTTGTATTCCTGATTGTTATTTCATCAGTTTTCCTGCTTACGACAGATCGTCACCAAATTAATggcatatattataataattcatccTGTTTTGGACAACCAAATCCTAATCTCTGATAGGTTGAACAGCATGAGAATTGCGACGTGGGTTTacgaatatcttttttttttttgtcccgcGCGTGGCGGCATTTCATTGGCTCACACCTTGATGGCCAGGAGAACTCTCCAATTACATAAAGACACAGTGTTACCGATGGGCTGACGCGGAAATCTGAATGTCCAGCTGGTTAGAAGGCGGCATGGAAATTTCTGAAAATGACAATCTATATGTCTTTATAATAAACGTGTAATAATTTCGGACACTAGATGTTGATGCAGGGGATCTTAACTGGGTGGAGACAACCtagaaaacagtgtttttttattggaCAACCTTTGAGCTAGACAAGAAAGCATGTTACGATCATATAGTATTTTTCGCTTGagtgttgttattttgtttctagCACTTGGATCTTTGCATGCCAAGGACTTTAAGTCATTATGTTCAACATGCAGACAATTAGTCGACAATTTTGACAaggtatgtgtgtatgtttctgttttttctgtttatttatcgACCTATCTTGAAGAAAATTGcgtatttaaaacaatttatttcattacataaGATATGTtagttacaaaaaaacaacaactgttcCGTTCAAAACGGCCTGAATGTTGTTACGTCTTAGTTCaacatgtatatacaaatatttcatacataAGCTACATATAGttaaaacagttatttctgcAGAAATGGTTCAGAAAGGTGTTCTTTCTAGCATCACTTCTTTACAAGAGTTACTTTGATATCATATCACAAAATACTGACATTTAGACGTGTTGTACTGTAAATATCTGAATGCCTGTTAGGGTTACTTTGATTgttaataaattcattttgcCAGGGTCTGGATAAAACGGCAAAGCAAAATTTTGGTGGTGGAAACACAGAATGGGAAGAGCGAAAACTCTCCAAATATGTGTTGAGGTGAGAAGtaataaagaatttttttcttgcatgcaCTAATGAAATGCACTCTTGTAGTTTGTTATCTTGACTCAGTCTATCAGGATAAAATTGTTACAATTCACAAATTTGTGGTGTCTTTAGTGAGATTAGGTTGACGGAGATACTGGAGAGTTTGTGTGACAGCAGCAGTTTTGAGTGTAACCACATGTTGGAAGAAAATGAAGAACACTTTGAGACATGGTGGTTCAAGAGGTCAGAAACTCAAATAGAGAATTTGTACCATAATACCTGAAAACTTCATTCTTAAGGCTTAAGGCTTCTTAagtatctatttatttaaattaattatttttttatttttttttgcaggaaaaCAAAACACCCCGATCTATTCAAATGGTTTTGTATAGAGACCATTAAAATGTGCTGCCCAAAAGGCTTATTTGGTCCTGACTGCAACAGTAAGTGTTggattaacatttttaataacacaaaCGCTTAGCCAAAGCATTGCATGTCCATAGTCCTTTGTGGATATTTAACATATGATTTTGAGTTATTGTGACCATAACAAAAAACAGTAGAAGACAACGCAATTACTTACAAATCTCTGTTGCTGATGAACGTCATGAGATG
Coding sequences within:
- the LOC122335471 gene encoding cysteine-rich with EGF-like domain protein 2 gives rise to the protein MLRSYSIFRLSVVILFLALGSLHAKDFKSLCSTCRQLVDNFDKGLDKTAKQNFGGGNTEWEERKLSKYVLSEIRLTEILESLCDSSSFECNHMLEENEEHFETWWFKRKTKHPDLFKWFCIETIKMCCPKGLFGPDCNTCIGGADKPCHGNGKCDGDGTRAGNGKCSCDKGYKGELCLDCSDGYFSALRNDTFSLCKGTHQINLINIMFHSHN